One segment of uncultured Propionivibrio sp. DNA contains the following:
- the rhtB gene encoding homoserine/homoserine lactone efflux protein, which produces MALSVWLGFLVASILIAVSPGPGAAASMSAGLRFGYGGALRVIGGLQCALTIQVTVVALGLGALLTASAYAFDVIRYVGAVYLVWLGFQKWRAPAEAFDAGATPIRPGGLFIEGLLVNLTNPKAIVFIAALVPHFIDPAKPQWPQFVIIVLTMCGIDTIVMSGYALLASRARGWLRNPRLMKAQNRLFGGIFVGAGALLATSGGQ; this is translated from the coding sequence ATGGCCCTATCGGTCTGGCTCGGCTTTCTCGTTGCGTCGATCCTGATCGCCGTCTCGCCCGGTCCGGGCGCGGCGGCGTCGATGAGCGCCGGCCTGCGCTTCGGCTACGGCGGCGCCCTGCGCGTCATCGGCGGCCTGCAGTGCGCGCTAACGATCCAGGTGACCGTCGTCGCCCTCGGCCTCGGCGCGCTGCTGACCGCCTCGGCGTATGCCTTTGATGTCATCCGTTACGTCGGCGCGGTCTACCTCGTCTGGCTCGGTTTCCAGAAATGGCGGGCACCGGCCGAAGCCTTCGACGCCGGCGCAACGCCCATCCGGCCCGGCGGCCTGTTCATCGAGGGGCTTCTCGTCAACCTGACCAACCCCAAAGCCATCGTCTTCATCGCCGCGCTGGTACCGCACTTCATCGACCCGGCCAAGCCGCAATGGCCGCAATTCGTCATCATCGTCCTGACCATGTGCGGCATCGACACCATCGTCATGTCGGGCTACGCGCTGCTGGCCTCACGGGCGCGCGGCTGGCTGCGCAACCCGCGGCTGATGAAAGCGCAGAATCGTCTTTTCGGCGGCATTTTCGTCGGCGCTGGCGCGCTGCTCGCGACCTCCGGAGGCCAATAG
- a CDS encoding THUMP domain-containing protein: MEHFFATCPRGLEPLLAEDLAAANAHDIRNVPGGVHFAGDWACCYAANLHSRIATRILWRVAEGPYAREDDIYRLAYDTPWSRWFGAAQTLRVDVTAIKSPLKSLEFITLRIKDAVCDRFRADSGQRPSVDTRTPDVRVQAFITAERCTLYIDTSGAPLYQRGLRQKTVEAPLKENLAAGILRLSGWQPGTPLLDPMCGSGTFLVEAAQMALGIAPGSGGRSFGFQRLKNFRLETWKNLLDTAQDAEKPAKPMQIYGSDISPVSVRAALANLDRAGLLPAVSLSSGDIREIAAPAASGVLVANPPYGERLSEQEELAAFYPELGSALKRNFAGWTCHLLTADLRLPKLMRLTPSKKTPLFNGAIECRLFEFRMVAGSNRK; this comes from the coding sequence TTGGAACACTTCTTCGCCACCTGCCCGCGCGGGCTCGAACCCCTGCTCGCCGAAGACCTGGCTGCCGCCAACGCGCACGATATCCGCAACGTCCCCGGCGGCGTCCATTTCGCCGGCGACTGGGCGTGCTGCTACGCCGCCAACCTGCACTCGCGGATTGCCACGCGCATCCTCTGGCGTGTCGCCGAAGGCCCGTATGCACGCGAGGACGACATCTACCGGCTGGCCTACGATACGCCCTGGTCGCGCTGGTTCGGCGCGGCGCAGACACTCCGTGTCGACGTCACGGCGATCAAGAGCCCGCTGAAGAGCCTCGAATTCATCACGCTGCGCATCAAGGATGCGGTCTGTGACCGCTTCCGTGCCGATTCGGGCCAGCGCCCGAGCGTCGACACGCGCACACCGGACGTCCGCGTCCAGGCCTTCATCACTGCCGAACGCTGCACGCTCTACATCGACACCTCCGGCGCACCGCTCTATCAGCGCGGCCTGCGGCAGAAGACCGTCGAAGCGCCGCTCAAGGAGAACCTCGCCGCCGGCATCCTGCGCCTGAGCGGCTGGCAGCCGGGAACGCCGCTGCTTGACCCGATGTGCGGCAGCGGCACTTTCCTCGTCGAAGCTGCCCAGATGGCGCTCGGCATCGCTCCCGGATCAGGCGGTCGCAGCTTCGGTTTCCAGCGTCTCAAGAATTTCCGCCTCGAAACCTGGAAGAACCTGCTGGACACCGCCCAGGACGCCGAAAAGCCCGCAAAGCCCATGCAAATTTATGGCAGCGACATTTCCCCGGTATCGGTCCGCGCCGCGCTTGCCAACCTCGATCGCGCCGGCCTGCTGCCCGCGGTGAGCCTGTCGTCCGGCGACATCCGCGAGATCGCGGCGCCGGCGGCGTCGGGGGTCCTGGTCGCCAACCCGCCCTACGGCGAACGCCTGTCGGAGCAGGAGGAACTTGCCGCCTTCTATCCCGAACTCGGCAGCGCCCTGAAACGCAACTTCGCCGGCTGGACCTGCCACCTGCTCACTGCCGATCTGCGTCTGCCGAAACTGATGCGCCTGACGCCAAGCAAGAAGACGCCACTGTTCAACGGCGCCATCGAGTGTCGGCTGTTTGAATTCAGGATGGTCGCCGGCAGCAACCGTAAGTAA
- a CDS encoding CDP-6-deoxy-delta-3,4-glucoseen reductase — translation MVFRIRLEPGGQTFDGDENEPILTAALRAGIALPYGCRTGHCGACRGRVLAGEVDHGETSPFVLGEAERAQGQALFCCAQPRSDLRIEARMATPASDQPPRLLPARVERLERVAPDVMLVELKLPGSEVFSFRPGQYVDILLSGGRRRAFSLASAPGGATLELHIRRIRGGEFTGHVFDGMKLRDLVRIHGPHGNFGLSEASGKPAIFVVRGTGFAPVKAILEAELARGLRREVHLYRGGRQRQDLYFDTLVRDWAAAHPAFRYVPVLSAPVEADTWTGRTGTLDAAVLADFPDLSGCEVYACGSPSLVTAMRERLLDAGGLPASAFLADAFAFSGDLARQRSGVPVEAE, via the coding sequence ATGGTTTTTCGCATCAGGCTTGAACCGGGTGGTCAGACGTTCGACGGCGACGAGAATGAACCGATTCTCACCGCTGCCCTGCGGGCCGGCATTGCCTTGCCTTACGGTTGTCGTACCGGCCATTGCGGCGCCTGCCGCGGACGCGTGTTGGCGGGCGAGGTCGATCACGGCGAGACGTCACCGTTTGTCCTTGGCGAGGCCGAGCGCGCGCAGGGGCAGGCCCTGTTCTGCTGCGCGCAGCCGCGTAGCGACCTGCGCATCGAGGCGCGCATGGCGACGCCAGCGAGCGATCAGCCGCCGCGCCTGCTGCCGGCGCGCGTCGAACGACTCGAACGCGTCGCGCCCGATGTCATGCTCGTTGAATTGAAGCTCCCCGGCAGCGAGGTGTTTTCCTTCCGGCCGGGCCAGTATGTCGATATCCTGCTCAGCGGCGGACGCCGGCGGGCTTTTTCGCTGGCGAGCGCGCCCGGCGGGGCGACGCTCGAATTGCATATCCGCCGAATCCGCGGCGGCGAATTCACCGGCCATGTCTTCGACGGAATGAAACTCCGCGATCTCGTCCGCATCCATGGACCGCACGGCAATTTCGGCTTGAGCGAAGCGTCCGGCAAACCGGCGATTTTTGTCGTTCGCGGCACCGGCTTCGCGCCGGTCAAAGCGATCCTCGAAGCCGAACTGGCGCGTGGGCTGCGGCGTGAGGTCCATCTTTACCGGGGCGGGCGACAGCGTCAGGACCTCTATTTCGACACGCTGGTCCGCGACTGGGCGGCCGCGCATCCGGCCTTCCGCTATGTGCCGGTGCTGTCGGCGCCGGTCGAAGCGGATACGTGGACGGGGCGTACCGGGACGCTCGACGCGGCGGTGCTGGCCGATTTTCCGGATCTTTCCGGGTGCGAGGTCTATGCCTGCGGGTCGCCGTCGCTGGTGACGGCAATGCGCGAGCGCTTGCTCGATGCAGGCGGCCTGCCGGCATCGGCATTCCTTGCCGATGCATTTGCATTTTCGGGTGACTTGGCGCGACAGCGCTCGGGCGTGCCCGTCGAAGCGGAGTAG
- the ilvD gene encoding dihydroxy-acid dehydratase, producing MPAYRSRTSTHGRNMAGARSLWRATGMKDGDFGKPIIAIVNSFTQFVPGHMHLKDLGQMVAREVEAAGGVAKEFDTIAIDDGIAMGHDGMLYSLPSRELIADSIEYMVNGHCADAMICISNCDKITPGMLMASMRLNIPTIFVSGGPMEAGKVQIGGKIVRTDLIDAMIKAADKTMSDEDVANIERSACPTCGSCSGMFTANSMNCLAEALGLAFPGNGTLLATHADRKELFLKAGRQIVELCRRYYEQDDASVLPRSIATFDAFENAMSLDVAMGGSTNTVLHLLAIAQEAEVDFTMNDIDRISRKVPHLCKLAPSTEQFHIEDCHRAGGIFGILGELERIGLIHRHTGTIHTKTMGEAIDLWDVMRTHDIDVHTLYLAAPGNVPSGEAFSQAKRYPELDLDRTHGCIRDRTNAYSQDGGLAVLFGNIAEEGCIVKTAGVDASILTFTGKVRVFESQDDAVNAILGDQVKAGDVVLIRYEGPKGGPGFQEMLYPTSYLKSRHLGKQCALITDGRFSGGSSGLSIGHVSPEAAEGGAIGLVEEGDTLEIDIPKRSVRLAVSDEELQRRRAAMEAKGDKAWKPANRKRVVSKALQAYGLMAASASRGAVRDLGQLKRR from the coding sequence ATGCCTGCCTATCGTTCCCGCACCTCCACCCATGGCCGCAACATGGCCGGCGCCCGCTCGCTGTGGCGCGCGACCGGCATGAAGGACGGAGATTTCGGGAAGCCCATCATCGCCATCGTCAACTCCTTCACCCAGTTCGTCCCGGGCCACATGCACCTCAAGGACCTCGGCCAGATGGTCGCACGCGAGGTTGAGGCCGCCGGCGGCGTCGCCAAGGAATTCGACACGATCGCCATCGACGACGGCATCGCCATGGGCCATGACGGCATGCTCTACTCGCTGCCCTCGCGCGAACTCATCGCCGACTCGATCGAGTACATGGTCAACGGCCACTGCGCCGACGCGATGATCTGTATCTCAAACTGCGACAAGATCACCCCGGGAATGCTGATGGCCTCGATGCGCCTCAACATCCCGACGATCTTCGTCTCCGGCGGCCCGATGGAAGCCGGCAAGGTCCAGATCGGCGGCAAGATCGTGCGCACCGACCTCATCGACGCGATGATCAAGGCCGCCGACAAGACAATGTCCGACGAGGACGTCGCCAACATCGAACGCTCGGCCTGCCCGACCTGCGGCTCCTGCTCGGGCATGTTCACCGCCAACTCGATGAACTGCCTGGCCGAAGCGCTCGGCCTCGCCTTCCCCGGCAACGGCACGCTGCTGGCGACGCACGCCGACCGCAAGGAACTCTTCCTCAAGGCCGGCCGCCAGATCGTCGAACTCTGCCGCCGCTACTACGAGCAGGACGATGCCTCGGTGCTGCCGCGCAGCATCGCCACGTTCGACGCCTTCGAAAATGCCATGTCGCTCGACGTCGCCATGGGCGGCTCGACCAACACCGTGCTGCACCTCCTGGCCATCGCCCAGGAAGCCGAAGTCGACTTCACCATGAACGACATCGACCGCATCTCGCGCAAGGTGCCGCACCTGTGCAAGCTGGCCCCCTCGACCGAGCAGTTCCACATTGAGGACTGCCACCGCGCCGGCGGCATCTTCGGCATCCTCGGCGAACTCGAGCGCATCGGCCTCATCCATCGCCACACTGGCACCATCCACACCAAGACGATGGGCGAAGCCATCGACCTCTGGGACGTCATGCGCACCCATGACATCGACGTGCATACGCTGTATCTCGCCGCGCCAGGCAACGTCCCGAGCGGCGAAGCCTTCTCGCAGGCCAAGCGCTACCCGGAACTCGACCTCGACCGCACGCACGGCTGCATCCGCGACCGCACCAACGCCTATAGCCAGGACGGCGGCCTCGCCGTGCTCTTCGGCAACATCGCCGAGGAAGGCTGCATCGTCAAAACTGCCGGCGTCGATGCCAGCATCCTGACCTTCACCGGCAAGGTGCGCGTCTTCGAAAGCCAGGACGACGCGGTCAACGCCATCCTCGGCGACCAGGTGAAGGCCGGCGACGTCGTGCTGATCCGCTATGAGGGACCGAAGGGCGGTCCGGGCTTCCAGGAAATGCTCTACCCGACCTCGTACCTCAAGTCGCGCCACCTCGGCAAGCAATGCGCGCTGATCACCGACGGGCGCTTCTCCGGCGGTTCGTCGGGCCTGTCGATCGGCCACGTCTCGCCGGAAGCGGCGGAAGGCGGCGCCATCGGCCTCGTCGAGGAAGGCGATACGCTCGAAATCGACATCCCGAAGCGCAGCGTTCGTCTCGCCGTCTCGGACGAAGAACTCCAGCGCCGCCGCGCCGCCATGGAAGCCAAGGGCGACAAGGCCTGGAAGCCGGCCAACCGCAAGCGTGTCGTTTCCAAGGCGCTGCAGGCCTACGGACTGATGGCGGCCTCGGCCTCGCGCGGTGCCGTGCGCGACCTCGGCCAGCTCAAGCGCCGCTAA
- a CDS encoding c-type cytochrome, producing the protein MKLLSVSLAVAGLLLGTAAQADEALAKAKGCLACHTVDKKLIGPMYKEVAKKYAGQKDAEATIAGTIVKGTPAPTGVGWQKSGNATLPFMPPNAGVKPDEAAKLAKWILTLK; encoded by the coding sequence ATGAAATTGCTGTCCGTCTCGCTCGCCGTCGCCGGCCTTCTTCTCGGAACGGCGGCCCAGGCCGACGAAGCGCTGGCCAAGGCCAAGGGCTGCCTCGCCTGCCACACTGTCGACAAAAAGCTGATCGGCCCGATGTACAAGGAAGTGGCGAAGAAATACGCCGGCCAGAAAGACGCCGAAGCGACGATCGCCGGCACCATCGTCAAGGGCACGCCTGCGCCGACCGGCGTCGGCTGGCAGAAGTCCGGCAACGCCACGCTGCCGTTCATGCCGCCCAACGCCGGCGTCAAGCCCGACGAAGCGGCCAAACTGGCCAAGTGGATTCTCACGCTCAAGTAA
- a CDS encoding HDOD domain-containing protein encodes MTGVFLSRQPVLNGQSRAIATRLTLHAGGVMDAYAAAQTLAALTDVWPDGERIFFINCDGFPLAAAVRDWAVPANAVLELGSADLLGPGGAECVGTLQAVQPALCLKADAQVGTALACGLQYRFLALDARHMTPAGLGALAAQLQLHGIVIALNVFDRDGFMACLDAGINAVASWFFKQPSALTVKKALNPGQAQIVRVLNLVRKNADVKEVEAALKQDVALSYKLLRYINSAGFGLSCEIQSFRHAVTILGYDKLNKWLSLLLVTASKDPMAPALMHAALTRARLMESLGHGLIDPQEYDNLFITGAFSMLDVLLGVSMETVLESMSLPEAICDALLGQGGLYAPFLDLACTSEGEDGAAIAELAGQLGLSAESFNRAQLQALAFADAMAQ; translated from the coding sequence ATGACAGGCGTCTTTCTTTCGCGGCAACCGGTTCTGAACGGACAGAGCCGGGCAATCGCCACCCGCCTGACGCTGCATGCCGGCGGTGTCATGGACGCCTACGCTGCGGCGCAGACGTTGGCTGCACTGACGGATGTCTGGCCGGACGGCGAACGCATTTTTTTCATTAACTGCGATGGCTTTCCGCTCGCAGCGGCCGTGCGCGATTGGGCAGTGCCGGCGAATGCCGTGCTCGAGTTGGGCTCGGCGGACTTGCTCGGGCCGGGCGGCGCCGAATGTGTCGGCACCTTGCAGGCGGTGCAGCCGGCCCTTTGCCTGAAGGCCGATGCGCAGGTAGGGACTGCACTGGCCTGCGGTTTGCAATATCGTTTCCTCGCGCTCGATGCGCGGCATATGACGCCGGCAGGACTGGGCGCGCTGGCCGCGCAGTTGCAGCTTCATGGCATCGTCATCGCGCTCAACGTCTTCGATCGCGACGGCTTCATGGCGTGCCTTGATGCCGGCATCAACGCGGTCGCCAGCTGGTTCTTCAAGCAACCGTCGGCACTTACGGTGAAGAAGGCGCTGAATCCGGGGCAGGCGCAGATCGTCCGGGTGCTGAACCTCGTCCGCAAAAATGCCGATGTCAAGGAGGTTGAGGCAGCGCTCAAGCAGGACGTGGCCTTATCCTACAAACTGCTGCGCTACATCAATTCGGCCGGTTTCGGGCTGTCATGCGAGATCCAGTCTTTCCGTCACGCGGTGACGATTCTTGGCTACGACAAGCTTAACAAGTGGTTGTCGCTTCTGCTGGTGACCGCCAGCAAGGATCCGATGGCGCCGGCGCTGATGCATGCGGCACTGACACGGGCGCGGCTGATGGAGAGCCTGGGGCATGGTCTCATCGATCCACAGGAGTATGACAATCTGTTCATCACCGGCGCCTTTTCCATGCTCGACGTGTTGCTTGGCGTCAGCATGGAGACAGTGCTCGAATCGATGAGCCTGCCCGAGGCGATTTGCGATGCCTTGCTCGGGCAGGGGGGGCTGTATGCGCCATTCCTCGATCTTGCCTGTACCAGCGAAGGCGAGGACGGTGCAGCGATCGCCGAGCTGGCAGGGCAGCTCGGCTTGTCGGCGGAGTCCTTCAATCGCGCCCAGTTGCAGGCGCTGGCCTTCGCCGACGCGATGGCGCAGTGA
- a CDS encoding NAD-dependent epimerase/dehydratase family protein, giving the protein MQKLLIIGGGDVARRTAHHLRGRYRLYVLLRDTTQAAFWRAQGARAILGDLDRPESLTRLAGLANIVLHFAPPPDRGTHDTRTRHLIAALRLGKSLPQRFIYISTSGIYGDCGGARIDETRPPAPVTARARRRVDAEHQLRQFGQRSSVSVSILRAPGIYAADRLPIERLQRGVAALSPEDDVFTNHIHADDLALLVRAALRRGRSNRCYNASDDSALRMGEYFDLVADNFDLPRPPRISRDEAKKTLSPVQLSFMSESRRLDNRRIRRELRAQLRYPQVADGIAAAKTDLSL; this is encoded by the coding sequence TTGCAGAAACTACTGATCATCGGCGGCGGCGACGTCGCCCGCCGCACTGCACACCACCTGCGCGGCCGATATCGGCTCTACGTCCTGCTCCGCGATACGACCCAGGCGGCGTTCTGGCGCGCTCAGGGCGCCCGCGCGATCCTGGGCGATCTCGACCGGCCCGAGAGCCTGACGCGACTCGCCGGCCTCGCCAACATCGTGCTGCATTTTGCGCCGCCGCCAGACCGCGGCACGCACGACACGCGCACACGCCACCTGATCGCCGCCTTGAGACTGGGAAAAAGTCTACCACAGCGCTTCATCTACATTAGCACCAGCGGCATCTACGGCGACTGCGGCGGCGCGCGCATCGACGAGACACGGCCGCCGGCCCCGGTCACGGCGCGCGCGCGGCGACGCGTTGACGCAGAACACCAGTTACGTCAATTCGGACAACGCTCGTCGGTCAGCGTCAGCATCTTGCGCGCGCCCGGCATCTACGCCGCCGACCGGCTACCGATCGAACGCCTGCAGCGCGGCGTCGCCGCGCTCTCGCCCGAAGACGACGTCTTCACCAACCACATCCACGCCGACGACCTCGCCCTGCTGGTCCGCGCCGCCCTGCGTCGCGGACGCAGTAACCGCTGCTACAACGCCAGCGACGATTCGGCCCTGCGCATGGGCGAGTATTTCGATCTCGTCGCCGACAATTTCGACCTGCCGCGCCCGCCGCGCATCTCGCGCGACGAAGCGAAAAAAACGCTTTCGCCGGTGCAACTCTCGTTCATGAGCGAATCGCGGCGGCTCGACAACCGGCGCATCCGCCGCGAATTGCGCGCACAATTGCGCTATCCTCAAGTGGCGGACGGCATCGCCGCCGCCAAGACCGACCTCTCTCTCTAG
- a CDS encoding caspase family protein yields MRANIGWGIALALSMLVTGCVEMMAVTPQLGTRSGDRQVAVKSKVLAVGSLAYSPDGRQLISSGVAPAIRVWDVASARGQLAIPIEASYGVVGLAFARDGKSLFATGMTGLFGDSFTAQWDVESGKKIRDIPGQFLSRLFTTPDGRYLFGSEFKIGNLFDVPYFNTLQVDLSSGATIRTFRQLQIGAMSSDGRRIALMGQGRKGLALVDVQTGAQLWQVSDRGVDGVAFTPDGRHLLTSHSEYHGALGSSMTISVTLRDASTGFPVKELLRYDEPSTFLASDKDNAQIKFLVAAPDGSRFVSGNNKGDYRMWNLADGQLILALKRPDEKMILDMSPAFAEFSPNGRLLAITSAASVRVFNATSGEEVAAMIAFDDGEWLVSTPSGYYNASDKGDQYLEVSVGGQPFSIAQLRESFYRPDLVKVALSGGTLSEFKRVADIKPPPSVAIVETPLATDARQVSVRLRVKDQGGGIGDVRLYRNGTAVVLDRNRTVSPEAGAEGVILPYDIPLEPGPNAIRAIVFNADNSMQSADAAISVQANIVARPPAMHAIVIGIKDFSNPRLALKYTVSDAKLFASTLGSKSRSLFSSVNVRTLVTPADTTKTAIVAALKQAQRDVGPDDLFVFYVASHGTVDDGQYLLITSNVGSTASARLKQDALTQEALKELISNIPASKKLIVLDTCSAGQLGDALQVAMLTRGMSDDTAMKVLSRAVGSTVLSAATSVQEALEGYKGQGLFTYVIVEGLNGAADTDRDGFVKTLELADYVDNMVPELAEKVFQHKQYPIVSPTGQGFPLVRTR; encoded by the coding sequence ATGCGTGCAAATATCGGATGGGGCATTGCGCTGGCGCTCAGCATGCTGGTGACCGGATGTGTCGAAATGATGGCGGTGACGCCGCAGTTGGGGACGCGCTCAGGGGATCGGCAGGTGGCAGTGAAGAGCAAGGTGCTGGCGGTGGGCAGCCTTGCCTATTCGCCCGATGGGCGGCAATTGATATCGTCCGGCGTGGCGCCGGCGATTCGCGTCTGGGATGTCGCGTCGGCGCGCGGGCAGCTGGCGATCCCGATCGAAGCGTCTTACGGCGTCGTTGGACTGGCCTTCGCACGCGACGGCAAATCGCTGTTCGCCACCGGCATGACCGGTTTGTTCGGCGACAGCTTTACGGCGCAATGGGATGTCGAAAGCGGCAAGAAGATCCGTGACATTCCTGGTCAGTTCCTCAGTCGGCTGTTCACAACGCCGGATGGGCGTTACCTATTTGGTTCCGAATTCAAGATCGGTAATCTCTTCGACGTACCGTACTTCAACACCCTGCAGGTTGATCTGAGTTCCGGTGCGACGATTCGGACCTTCCGCCAGCTTCAGATCGGCGCGATGTCCTCGGATGGCCGCCGTATCGCTTTGATGGGGCAGGGCCGGAAAGGGCTGGCCCTGGTCGACGTGCAGACCGGTGCGCAGTTGTGGCAGGTGAGCGATCGTGGTGTCGACGGCGTGGCATTTACGCCGGATGGACGCCATTTGCTGACCTCGCATTCCGAATACCACGGTGCGCTGGGATCGAGCATGACGATTTCGGTGACCTTGCGCGATGCCAGTACCGGTTTTCCGGTCAAGGAACTCCTGCGTTATGATGAGCCGAGTACGTTCCTGGCATCGGACAAGGACAACGCGCAGATCAAGTTTCTGGTTGCCGCGCCCGACGGGAGCCGTTTCGTCAGCGGTAACAACAAAGGTGACTACCGCATGTGGAATCTCGCCGATGGTCAGCTGATCCTCGCATTGAAGCGGCCGGACGAGAAAATGATCCTCGACATGAGCCCGGCCTTTGCCGAGTTCTCGCCCAACGGCCGCCTGCTGGCGATCACCTCGGCAGCGTCGGTGCGCGTCTTCAACGCCACCAGCGGCGAGGAAGTCGCTGCGATGATCGCTTTCGATGATGGCGAATGGCTGGTGTCGACGCCGAGCGGCTATTACAACGCCTCGGACAAGGGGGACCAGTATCTTGAGGTTTCCGTCGGTGGGCAGCCGTTCTCGATCGCGCAGTTGCGCGAATCCTTCTATCGGCCCGATCTCGTCAAGGTGGCCTTGTCGGGCGGGACGCTGAGCGAGTTCAAACGTGTTGCCGACATCAAGCCGCCACCATCGGTGGCGATCGTCGAGACGCCGCTCGCGACCGATGCGCGGCAGGTGTCGGTCCGTCTGCGCGTCAAGGATCAGGGCGGTGGTATCGGCGACGTTCGTCTGTATCGCAATGGCACGGCCGTCGTCCTCGACAGGAATCGGACGGTATCGCCGGAGGCGGGCGCCGAAGGCGTCATCCTGCCCTATGACATTCCGCTCGAGCCGGGTCCCAATGCCATTCGCGCGATTGTCTTCAACGCCGACAACAGCATGCAGAGCGCCGACGCGGCGATCAGCGTGCAGGCCAATATCGTCGCGCGGCCGCCGGCGATGCATGCGATCGTCATCGGCATCAAGGATTTTTCCAATCCGCGCCTGGCACTGAAATATACGGTATCAGACGCGAAGCTGTTCGCATCGACGCTTGGCAGCAAGTCCCGGAGTCTTTTCTCGTCAGTGAATGTTCGCACTCTGGTGACGCCCGCCGACACGACCAAGACGGCAATCGTCGCGGCGCTCAAGCAGGCGCAGCGCGACGTCGGGCCGGACGACCTGTTCGTCTTCTACGTCGCCAGTCACGGCACCGTCGATGACGGCCAGTATCTGCTGATCACGTCGAACGTCGGGTCGACGGCCTCGGCGCGACTCAAGCAGGACGCGCTGACCCAGGAAGCGCTCAAGGAACTGATCTCGAACATTCCGGCGTCGAAAAAGCTGATCGTGCTCGATACCTGCAGCGCCGGTCAGCTCGGCGACGCTCTGCAGGTGGCGATGCTGACGCGCGGCATGAGCGATGACACGGCGATGAAGGTATTGTCGCGGGCGGTCGGTTCAACGGTCCTGTCGGCGGCGACTTCGGTGCAGGAGGCGCTCGAAGGCTACAAGGGGCAGGGGCTGTTCACCTACGTCATCGTCGAGGGTTTGAACGGCGCGGCCGATACCGATCGCGACGGCTTCGTCAAGACGCTGGAACTCGCCGATTATGTCGATAACATGGTGCCGGAACTGGCCGAGAAAGTTTTCCAGCATAAGCAGTACCCGATCGTGTCGCCGACCGGGCAGGGATTCCCGCTGGTGCGGACGCGTTAA
- a CDS encoding LysR family transcriptional regulator has translation MPSAVNLSRFDLVTLRLFVTAVDGGSLSAGARRFGISVAAASKRIADLETHVGMALLLRGKKGVVPTAAGQALLDQAIRVIAEVERLALTLDDYRRGAGGSLRIWANPSAFAGFLPTLLAHFLAAHPSVKVDLEETLSQEAVRAVVAGTTEVAIIGENTPLEGLASFVCDVDELVLLLPAQHALARRVAVSFREAAALDFVGLNRSTSLMRQIAVLAESVGCALKVRVQVRNFDAVCRMVSAGIGAAIVPRAAGAPHVRSMGLSLVRLEGVPVSRRLLLATRDPATLSPAARAFVDLARQRLSGGV, from the coding sequence GTGCCGTCCGCCGTCAATCTCAGCCGTTTCGACCTCGTGACGTTGCGGCTGTTCGTTACCGCCGTCGATGGCGGCAGCCTGAGCGCCGGTGCCCGTCGCTTCGGTATCAGCGTCGCCGCGGCCAGCAAGCGCATTGCCGATCTGGAGACGCATGTCGGCATGGCGCTGTTGCTGCGGGGCAAGAAGGGAGTGGTGCCGACGGCTGCCGGGCAGGCGCTGCTCGACCAGGCGATCCGCGTCATCGCCGAAGTCGAGCGCCTGGCGCTGACGCTCGATGACTATCGGCGCGGCGCCGGCGGCAGCTTGCGCATCTGGGCTAATCCCTCGGCCTTTGCCGGCTTTCTGCCGACCTTGCTGGCGCACTTTCTCGCCGCGCATCCCTCGGTCAAGGTCGATCTCGAGGAAACGCTGAGTCAGGAGGCGGTACGAGCCGTCGTTGCCGGCACGACCGAAGTGGCGATCATTGGCGAAAACACGCCGCTCGAAGGGCTCGCGAGCTTTGTCTGCGATGTTGATGAGCTGGTCTTGCTGCTGCCCGCGCAGCACGCCCTGGCCCGCCGGGTGGCGGTGTCCTTCCGTGAGGCGGCGGCGCTCGATTTCGTCGGGCTCAATCGCTCGACGTCCTTGATGCGACAGATCGCCGTGCTGGCCGAATCGGTCGGCTGTGCGTTGAAGGTACGGGTACAGGTGCGCAATTTCGATGCGGTGTGCCGGATGGTTTCGGCTGGCATTGGCGCGGCGATTGTCCCGCGCGCGGCCGGCGCGCCGCATGTGCGTTCGATGGGACTGTCGCTGGTGCGTCTGGAGGGGGTTCCGGTGTCGCGCCGCCTGTTGCTGGCGACGCGCGATCCGGCGACCCTGTCGCCGGCGGCGCGGGCCTTTGTCGACCTGGCCCGGCAGCGGCTGTCAGGGGGAGTCTGA